The following coding sequences lie in one Mesorhizobium sp. DCY119 genomic window:
- the hisF gene encoding imidazole glycerol phosphate synthase subunit HisF, giving the protein MTLKARVIPCLDVKDGRVVKGVNFVDLIDAGDPVEAAKAYDAAGADELCFLDITASSDNRETIFDVIARTAEQCFMPLTVGGGVRQVADIRKLLLAGADKVSINTAAVKNPDFVAEAADKFGNQCIVVAIDAKKVSLPGEGDRWEIFTHGGREKTGIDAIEFARKVVDLGAGEILLTSMDRDGTKAGYDISLTRAVADAVRAPVIASGGVGTLEHMVAGIRDGHATAVLAASIFHFGTYTIAQAKDYMAKAGLPMRLDAAA; this is encoded by the coding sequence TTGACCCTCAAAGCCCGTGTCATTCCCTGTCTCGATGTCAAGGACGGCCGCGTCGTCAAGGGCGTCAACTTCGTCGACCTGATCGACGCCGGCGATCCGGTCGAGGCGGCCAAGGCCTATGATGCGGCCGGTGCCGACGAGCTTTGCTTCCTCGACATCACCGCATCGTCCGACAACCGCGAAACCATCTTCGATGTCATCGCCCGCACGGCGGAGCAGTGCTTCATGCCGCTGACCGTCGGCGGCGGCGTGCGCCAGGTGGCTGATATACGAAAGCTGCTGCTGGCCGGCGCCGACAAGGTGTCTATCAACACGGCGGCGGTGAAGAATCCCGATTTCGTCGCCGAGGCTGCCGACAAGTTTGGCAACCAGTGCATCGTCGTTGCCATCGATGCAAAGAAGGTCTCGCTACCGGGCGAGGGCGACCGCTGGGAAATCTTCACCCATGGTGGCCGCGAGAAGACCGGCATCGACGCTATCGAGTTCGCGCGAAAGGTCGTCGATCTCGGCGCCGGCGAAATTCTGCTGACCTCCATGGATCGCGACGGCACCAAGGCCGGCTACGATATCTCGCTTACGCGCGCGGTGGCCGATGCGGTGCGCGCGCCGGTGATCGCCTCGGGCGGCGTCGGCACGCTTGAGCACATGGTCGCAGGCATCCGCGATGGCCATGCCACTGCCGTTCTGGCAGCTTCCATTTTCCATTTTGGCACCTACACCATTGCGCAGGCCAAGGACTACATGGCAAAAGCAGGCCTGCCGATGCGGCTGGATGCTGCCGCGTGA
- a CDS encoding arginase family protein has translation MKLSLILAPYDSGHYQSGVGLGPEAIIAGGLVEALTLSGHDITVEDIGKVGDEQGREIATGFAVCHAVAARVAASKAAGRFPIVLSGNCLTTTGAVAGDGADSIIWADQHGDINTPETSTFGFLDGMALATVLGLCWRPMANAIPGFQAIDPSRCLLVDARDLDPDEKRLLESLPVIRAECTQASGAVGRLKAAGASRTHLHLDLDVLDPDILQANRYATPGGPNPDQLRLMACGVARLIPVVGLTISAYDPVFDASAEAPPLVGKLLVDFLDTLERKDRET, from the coding sequence ATGAAGCTTTCGCTCATCCTCGCACCCTATGACAGCGGCCATTATCAATCTGGCGTCGGACTGGGCCCTGAGGCTATCATCGCCGGCGGACTGGTCGAAGCGCTGACGTTGAGCGGGCACGACATTACGGTTGAGGATATCGGCAAGGTTGGCGACGAGCAGGGGCGCGAGATCGCGACCGGTTTTGCCGTCTGCCATGCCGTCGCGGCCAGGGTGGCGGCCAGCAAGGCCGCCGGGCGGTTCCCGATCGTGCTTTCCGGCAACTGCCTGACCACGACAGGCGCGGTTGCCGGAGACGGCGCCGATTCGATCATCTGGGCCGACCAGCATGGCGATATCAACACGCCCGAGACATCGACCTTCGGCTTCCTCGACGGCATGGCGCTGGCAACCGTGCTCGGTCTGTGCTGGCGCCCGATGGCGAATGCCATTCCCGGTTTCCAGGCAATCGACCCTTCGCGCTGCTTGCTGGTCGATGCCCGCGATCTCGATCCGGACGAAAAACGCCTTCTGGAAAGCCTGCCCGTCATCCGCGCAGAGTGCACGCAGGCGTCTGGCGCTGTCGGCAGGCTGAAGGCTGCCGGTGCCAGCCGCACGCATCTGCATCTCGACCTTGATGTCCTCGACCCGGATATCCTGCAGGCCAACCGCTACGCTACGCCGGGTGGCCCAAACCCCGACCAGTTGCGGCTGATGGCCTGCGGTGTTGCGCGGTTGATCCCGGTCGTCGGGCTGACTATCTCTGCCTACGATCCGGTATTCGACGCCAGTGCCGAAGCGCCTCCACTGGTTGGCAAGCTGCTCGTCGACTTCCTGGATACGCTGGAACGCAAGGACCGGGAGACCTGA
- the hisA gene encoding 1-(5-phosphoribosyl)-5-[(5-phosphoribosylamino)methylideneamino]imidazole-4-carboxamide isomerase: protein MILFPAIDLKDGQCVRLKLGDMDQATVYNADPAAQAKSFEDQGFEWLHVVDLNGAFAGESVNGAAVEAILKATKNPVQLGGGIRTLDHIESWLSKGLARVILGTVAVRDPGLVIEACKKFPGKIAVGIDAKGGKVAVEGWAEASTLGVIELAKKFEGAGVSAIIYTDIDRDGILTGINWDATIDLAEAVSIPVIASGGLASIADIVRMTMPDATKLEGAISGRALYDGRIDPAEALTILKAGKGSRR from the coding sequence ATGATCCTCTTTCCCGCCATCGACCTGAAAGACGGCCAGTGCGTTCGCCTGAAGCTCGGCGACATGGATCAGGCCACCGTCTACAACGCCGATCCCGCCGCCCAGGCAAAATCCTTCGAGGATCAGGGTTTTGAGTGGCTGCATGTCGTCGATCTCAACGGCGCTTTCGCCGGCGAGAGCGTCAATGGCGCGGCCGTCGAGGCGATCCTCAAGGCGACGAAAAATCCGGTCCAGCTCGGCGGCGGCATCCGCACGCTCGATCATATCGAGAGTTGGCTTTCCAAGGGGCTTGCCCGCGTCATCCTCGGCACGGTCGCCGTGCGCGATCCCGGCCTGGTCATCGAAGCCTGCAAGAAGTTTCCGGGCAAGATTGCGGTCGGCATCGACGCCAAGGGCGGCAAGGTCGCGGTCGAGGGCTGGGCAGAGGCTTCGACGCTGGGCGTCATCGAGCTGGCAAAGAAATTCGAAGGTGCTGGCGTGTCGGCGATCATCTACACCGACATCGACCGCGACGGCATTCTCACCGGCATCAATTGGGATGCGACCATCGACCTTGCCGAAGCAGTCTCCATTCCGGTCATCGCCTCGGGCGGCCTCGCCTCGATCGCCGACATCGTGCGCATGACCATGCCCGATGCGACAAAGCTCGAAGGCGCGATCTCCGGCCGCGCGCTCTATGACGGCCGCATCGACCCGGCGGAAGCGCTCACAATTCTGAAAGCGGGGAAAGGTAGCCGGCGATGA
- the hisH gene encoding imidazole glycerol phosphate synthase subunit HisH, translating to MRVAIIDYGSGNLRSATKAFERAAREAGIAAEIDLTADAERVRTADRIVLPGVGAYADCRAGLDAVPGMTEAIDEVAIKQARPFLGICVGMQLMSERGLEKTITHGFGWIAGDVKEITPSDPALKIPQIGWNTIHVKHSHPLFDGIRTGEGGLHAYFVHSYHLDATKPDQVLAVADYGGPVTAAVARDNMAGTQFHPEKSQALGLALITNFLKWKP from the coding sequence ATGCGTGTTGCCATCATCGATTACGGGTCGGGCAATCTCCGCTCGGCCACCAAGGCATTCGAACGCGCCGCGCGCGAGGCGGGGATTGCCGCCGAGATCGACCTGACGGCCGATGCCGAGCGCGTCCGCACCGCCGACCGCATCGTGCTGCCGGGCGTCGGCGCCTATGCCGATTGCCGCGCCGGGCTCGACGCAGTGCCGGGCATGACTGAAGCCATCGATGAGGTCGCGATAAAACAGGCGAGGCCGTTTCTCGGCATCTGCGTCGGCATGCAGCTGATGTCCGAGCGTGGTCTCGAAAAGACGATCACCCACGGCTTCGGCTGGATCGCCGGCGACGTGAAGGAAATCACCCCGTCCGACCCGGCATTGAAGATCCCGCAGATCGGCTGGAACACGATTCACGTGAAACATTCGCATCCGCTGTTTGACGGAATCCGGACGGGAGAGGGCGGTCTGCATGCCTATTTCGTCCATTCCTACCATCTCGATGCGACCAAGCCGGACCAGGTGCTGGCCGTTGCCGACTACGGCGGTCCGGTCACCGCCGCGGTCGCGCGCGACAACATGGCCGGCACGCAGTTCCATCCCGAGAAGAGCCAGGCGCTCGGCCTTGCCCTGATCACCAATTTTCTGAAATGGAAGCCATGA